One Aegilops tauschii subsp. strangulata cultivar AL8/78 chromosome 7, Aet v6.0, whole genome shotgun sequence genomic window carries:
- the LOC120969984 gene encoding protein FAR1-RELATED SEQUENCE 5-like: protein MTNMYNMPFAPFIGINLHGQSFMLGCMFVRQEMETSFDWVFGAFLEAMNERAPDNITTDQDVAMKESIKNIFPTSVHRYCRWHIMKKAQEKVGWLLGRNPGLSEDFNLCVDFSFTPDEFEQNWAVLMMKYEAITHTHFEKLYEYRNTWVPCYFKHRFFSFLQSTQRSEGFNAVLKRYVNPHKSILNFVKQYHKIQTHILVKEGCNDYRTEHLDLDMWSQFPIEKQAYKTYTRDLYCKFRDEFSMIGRYNAFQICVETFELKPNMEWVVKYGSRNYLVLAKIPEGQFSCECTKMERDDILCCHILKVFTHIGLDVIPE from the coding sequence ATGACCAATATGTACAACATGCCTTTTGCTCCGTTCATTGGAATCAACCTTCATGGGCAGTCTTTCATGTTGGGCTGCATGTTTGTGAGGCAAGAAATGGAGACTAGCTTTGATTGGGTTTTTGGAGCTTTCCTAGAGGCTATGAATGAAAGGGCACCGGATAACATAACTACTGATCAGGATGTGGCAATGAAAGAGTCCATAAAGAACATATTTCCCACAAGTGTGCACCGATATTGTCGGTGGCACATCATGAAAAAAGCTCAAGAGAAAGTTGGATGGTTGCTAGGCCGGAACCCGGGATTGTCTGAAGATTTCAACCTTTGCGTTGATTTCAGTTTCACACCAGATGAGTTTGAACAGAATTGggctgtgttgatgatgaaatATGAGGCAATTACACACACCCATTTTGAGAAGCTATATGAATATAGGAACACTTGGGTGCCATGTTACTTCAAGCATAGATTTTTCTCGTTCTTGCAGTCTACACAACGAAGTGAGGGGTTCAATGCAGTCTTGAAGCGGTATGTCAACCCTCACAAGTCAATTTTGAACTTTGTGAAGCAGTACCACAAAATACAGACACACATCCTCGTCAAGGAAGGGTGCAATGACTACAGGACAGAACATCTGGATCTTGACATGTGGTCACAATTCCCAATAGAGAAGCAGGCATACAAGACATATACTAGAGATCTTTACTGCAAGTTCCGTGATGAGTTTTCGATGATTGGACGCTACAATGCATTCCAaatttgtgtggaaacgtttgagCTGAAACCAAATATGGAATGGGTTGTGAAGTATGGTTCCAGGAACTACTTGGTGTTGGCAAAAATACCCGAGGGACAATTTTCATGTGAGTGTACCAAAATGGAGAGGGATGACATCCTTTGTTGCCACATACTGAAAGTGTTCACACATATTGGGCTTGATGTCATCCCGGAGTAG
- the LOC109784391 gene encoding uncharacterized protein — MAAKVASPLPFRRDLRGPLGQRSPRSGLPGALAGLGWSDGSRRLVAPAWPARARGRNNRSGGRGATKEEDERAEEAEEAEAVLIIDGEEDDEEFGDDDLSGFRGLVLDLSYRPVNVVCWKRAICLEFMEKADVLEYYDQTVSSPSGSFYIPAVLRVPQLLQVVKRRRVKHCLSRKNILFRDGFSCQYCSSEDDLTIDHVIPASRGGKWEWENLVTACSRCNSRKGNKTLLQANMKLRKIPKGPKEFDIIAVPLTKSAFRTIRRRHGLPEEWLQYLAGPSP, encoded by the exons ATGGCGGCCAAGGTGGCGTCCCCGCTCCCATTCCGCCGCGACCTGCGGGGCCCGCTCGGGCAGCGGTCGCCCAGGAGCGGGCTGCCCGGCGCGCTGGCCGGGCTGGGCTGGAGCGACGGCTCCCGCAGGCTCGTGGCGCCGGCGTGGCCGGCGCGGGCGCGCGGGAGGAACAACCGGTCCGGCGGACGCGGCGCGACCAAGGAAGAGGACGAGCGCGccgaggaggcggaggaggcggaggccgTGCTGATCATCGacggggaggaggacgacgaggagtTTGGCGACGACGATCTGTCCGGGTTCAGGGGGCTCGTTCTTGATCTCTCCTACAG GCCTGTCAATGTCGTCTGCTGGAAGCGCGCGATCTGCCTGGAATTCATGGAGAAG GCCGATGTTCTGGAGTACTACGATCAGACGGTCTCCTCTCCCAGTGGGTCCTTCTACATCCCCGCGGTTCTCAGG GTTCCACAGCTGCTGCAAGTTGTGAAGAGGAGAAGGGTCAAGCACTGCCTTAGCCGGAAGAACATACTCTTCAGGGATGGGTTCAGTTGCCA GTATTGCTCTTCTGAAGATGACCTCACAATTGATCATGTCATCCCGGCCTCGCGTGGCGGCAAATGGGAATGGGAGAACCTG GTAACTGCATGCTCTAGATGCAACTCCAGGAAGGGTAACAAGACGCTACTGCAAGCAAACATGAAGCTACGCAAGATCCCCAAG GGGCCTAAGGAATTCGACATCATCGCGGTGCCCTTGACGAAATCCGCGTTCAGGACGATCAGGAGGAGGCACGGCCTGCCTGAAGAGTGGCTGCAGTACCTTGCCGGGCCATCTCCATGA